A single genomic interval of Roseomonas gilardii subsp. gilardii harbors:
- a CDS encoding PAS domain-containing protein: MSQLSLRLSLAQQARSEALRRQVLDSATDLAIISLDLTGRVTGWNTGAANILGWTEAEMLGRPADLIFLPEDQAAGFPGGEMARAALDGRAADDRWHRRRDGSRFWASGEMMPLRDERGTHTGYLKLLRDRTEQHLAGQALEAVNERFRLAQRATRDAIWDWSFDDNKVLWNEALEDAYGWTPAQVEPTGDWWIAQIHPGDRARVERGIHAVINGTSTGWTEEYRFRRADGNYADVLDRSYVIRDSRGRPIRMIGAMLDQSERRRADATLRDQANRLRLATTGAGIGIFDYWVQTGELSWDDRCRALFGLSAGAPVSYEGTFLAGLHPEDRARADRAVRQSTDPAGSGHFVAEYRTIGLEDGIERWVSAQGETHFEDGQPVRLIGTVLDITDRKRVEEALRESEAVARQNIQRVQLALAAGAIVGTWFWDLPTDRFTVDEAFARSFGLDPALGRVGLSLEQVVATVHPDDKAGLIAAINEVIARGGAYAHQYRVRRTDGKYYWIEANGRVDLAPDGTPLSFPGVLIDVEERRAVEAERDRATAELRALTETLEQRIAERTADLLLAEEQLRQSQKMEAVGQLTGGIAHDFNNLLTGIIGALELLGARIAQGRYKDVERYVVAAQGAAKRAAALTHRLLAFSRRQTLDPKPTDANRLVAGMEELVRRTVGPSVDLEVVGAGGLWPTLVDPNQLENALLNLCINARDAMPHGGRLTIETANRWFDERAARERDIAPGQYISLCVSDTGMGMSPDIIAKAFDPFFTTKPLGQGTGLGLSMIYGFARQSGGQTRIYSEVGQGTMVCLYLPRHLGEAELAEAVPELAEAPRAELGETVLVVDDDPTVRMLVMEVLEEQGYAAIEAGDGASGLRVLQSDARIDLLVTDVGLPGGMNGRQMADAARVGRPDLKVQFITGYAENAVVGDGHLEPGMHVMTKPFAMEALATRIRDLITAA, translated from the coding sequence ATGAGCCAGCTCAGCCTCCGCCTGAGCCTGGCGCAGCAGGCCCGGTCGGAGGCCCTCCGGCGGCAGGTTCTGGACAGTGCCACGGACCTGGCCATTATCAGCCTGGACCTGACAGGCCGGGTCACCGGCTGGAACACCGGGGCGGCGAACATCCTGGGCTGGACGGAGGCCGAGATGCTGGGCCGGCCCGCGGACCTGATCTTCCTGCCGGAGGACCAGGCGGCCGGCTTCCCGGGGGGCGAGATGGCCCGGGCGGCGCTGGACGGGCGGGCCGCCGACGATCGCTGGCACCGGCGCAGGGACGGCTCCCGCTTCTGGGCCTCCGGCGAGATGATGCCGCTCCGGGACGAGCGGGGCACCCATACCGGCTATCTCAAGCTGCTGCGGGACCGCACCGAGCAGCACCTCGCGGGCCAGGCACTGGAAGCGGTCAACGAGCGCTTCCGCCTGGCGCAGCGGGCGACCCGCGACGCGATCTGGGACTGGAGCTTCGACGACAACAAGGTTCTCTGGAACGAGGCGCTGGAGGATGCCTATGGCTGGACCCCCGCACAGGTGGAGCCGACCGGGGACTGGTGGATCGCCCAGATTCATCCCGGGGACCGTGCGCGGGTGGAGCGCGGCATCCACGCGGTGATCAACGGAACCAGCACGGGCTGGACAGAGGAATACCGTTTCCGCCGTGCCGACGGCAACTACGCGGATGTGCTGGACCGCAGCTACGTGATCCGCGACTCCCGAGGGCGCCCGATCCGCATGATCGGGGCCATGCTCGACCAGAGCGAGCGCCGGCGGGCCGATGCCACCCTGCGCGACCAGGCGAACCGGTTGCGGCTGGCGACGACGGGGGCCGGGATCGGCATCTTCGACTACTGGGTGCAGACGGGTGAACTGAGCTGGGACGACCGCTGCCGCGCGCTGTTCGGCCTGTCAGCCGGAGCGCCCGTGAGCTACGAGGGCACCTTCCTGGCGGGACTGCATCCGGAGGACAGGGCGCGGGCGGACAGGGCGGTGCGACAATCCACGGACCCGGCCGGGTCGGGCCACTTCGTTGCCGAGTACCGCACCATCGGGCTGGAGGATGGAATCGAGCGCTGGGTCTCGGCACAGGGCGAGACGCATTTCGAGGATGGACAGCCGGTGCGGCTGATCGGCACCGTGCTCGACATCACGGACCGCAAAAGGGTCGAGGAGGCCCTGCGCGAGAGCGAGGCGGTGGCGCGGCAGAACATCCAGCGCGTCCAGCTCGCCCTCGCGGCCGGGGCCATCGTGGGAACCTGGTTCTGGGACCTTCCGACCGACCGCTTCACGGTGGACGAGGCGTTCGCCCGCAGCTTCGGCCTCGATCCCGCACTCGGGCGCGTCGGCCTCAGCCTGGAGCAGGTGGTCGCGACCGTTCATCCCGACGACAAGGCAGGTCTCATCGCCGCCATCAACGAGGTCATCGCCCGCGGCGGCGCCTATGCCCACCAGTACCGGGTGCGGCGCACCGACGGAAAATACTACTGGATCGAGGCGAATGGCCGTGTCGATCTCGCGCCCGATGGGACACCGCTGAGCTTTCCCGGCGTGCTGATCGATGTGGAGGAGCGGCGCGCCGTGGAGGCGGAGCGCGATCGCGCCACCGCCGAGCTCCGCGCCCTGACCGAGACACTGGAGCAGCGCATCGCCGAGCGCACGGCCGACCTGCTGCTCGCCGAGGAACAGCTGCGCCAGAGCCAGAAGATGGAAGCCGTCGGCCAGCTCACCGGCGGCATCGCGCACGACTTCAACAACCTGCTCACCGGCATCATAGGCGCCCTGGAACTCCTCGGCGCCCGCATTGCTCAGGGGCGGTACAAGGATGTCGAACGCTATGTCGTCGCCGCCCAGGGGGCGGCCAAGCGTGCCGCCGCCCTGACCCACCGGCTCCTGGCCTTCTCGCGGCGCCAGACCCTCGACCCCAAGCCAACGGATGCGAACCGCCTGGTGGCGGGGATGGAGGAGCTGGTCCGCCGCACCGTCGGGCCCTCCGTCGATCTGGAGGTGGTCGGGGCGGGCGGGCTGTGGCCGACGCTGGTCGATCCCAACCAGCTGGAGAACGCGCTGCTGAACCTGTGCATCAATGCGCGGGATGCGATGCCCCATGGAGGCCGCCTGACCATCGAGACGGCCAATCGCTGGTTCGACGAGCGCGCCGCCCGCGAACGCGACATCGCGCCCGGGCAGTACATCTCGCTCTGCGTCTCCGACACGGGCATGGGCATGTCGCCCGACATCATCGCCAAGGCCTTCGACCCGTTCTTCACCACCAAGCCCCTGGGCCAGGGCACGGGCCTGGGCCTGTCAATGATCTACGGCTTCGCGCGGCAATCGGGCGGGCAGACGCGCATCTACTCGGAGGTCGGGCAGGGAACGATGGTGTGCCTGTACCTGCCGCGCCATCTGGGCGAGGCCGAACTGGCCGAGGCGGTGCCCGAACTGGCCGAGGCGCCCCGGGCGGAGCTGGGCGAGACGGTCCTGGTGGTGGACGACGATCCCACCGTGCGGATGCTGGTGATGGAGGTGCTGGAGGAGCAGGGCTATGCCGCCATCGAGGCCGGAGACGGCGCCTCGGGCCTCAGGGTGCTGCAATCCGATGCCCGCATCGATCTGCTGGTGACCGATGTCGGGCTGCCCGGCGGCATGAACGGGCGGCAGATGGCGGACGCGGCCCGGGTCGGACGGCCGGATCTGAAGGTGCAGTTCATCACCGGCTATGCCGAGAACGCCGTGGTGGGGGACGGGCACCTGGAGCCGGGCATGCATGTCATGACCAAGCCCTTCGCCATGGAGGCCCTGGCCACCCGTATCCGGGACCTGATCACGGCGGCATAG
- a CDS encoding aspartate aminotransferase family protein encodes MNYVPKTNDIAGLIEADRAHVWHHLSQHKAYETVDPQLMVEGRGMRVWDAKGKEYLDATSGGVWTVNVGYGRESIADVVREQLVKLNYFAGAKGSAPGAAFAKRLIEKMPGLSRVYYSNSGSEANEKVFKMVRQIAARHHGGRKWKILYRERDYHGTTFGALAACGQPQRNADYGPFPEGFAEVPHCLEYRSQYPDAEDYGIAAANAIEEVILREGPDTVGAICLEPITAGGGVITPPQSYWPRVQEICRKYDILLHIDEVVCGLGRTGTWFGYQQYGVQPDFVTMAKGLASGYAAISCTVTTEAVFNLFKDNAADPMSYFRDISTFGGCLAGPAAALENMRIIEDEGLLENTTRMGLRLRDNLLALMERHAVIGDVRGCGLFYGAELVADRGTREPLAEAKVQAVVAKCMEAGVIIGATNRSLPGLNNTLTLSPALIATEKDIDRITDAIDQALTAVTA; translated from the coding sequence ATGAACTACGTTCCCAAGACCAACGACATTGCCGGGCTGATCGAGGCCGACCGCGCGCATGTCTGGCATCACCTCTCCCAGCACAAGGCCTATGAGACCGTCGATCCGCAGTTGATGGTCGAGGGCCGCGGCATGCGCGTGTGGGATGCTAAGGGGAAGGAATACCTGGACGCCACATCCGGCGGGGTCTGGACGGTCAATGTCGGCTATGGCCGTGAATCCATCGCCGATGTGGTGCGCGAACAGCTCGTGAAGTTGAACTACTTCGCCGGCGCCAAGGGCAGCGCGCCGGGCGCGGCCTTCGCGAAGCGGCTGATCGAGAAGATGCCGGGCCTGAGCCGCGTCTACTACTCGAACTCCGGTTCCGAGGCGAACGAGAAGGTCTTCAAGATGGTGCGGCAGATCGCCGCGCGCCATCACGGCGGTCGCAAGTGGAAGATCCTCTACCGCGAGCGCGACTACCACGGCACCACCTTCGGCGCCCTGGCCGCCTGCGGCCAGCCGCAGCGCAATGCCGATTACGGCCCCTTCCCGGAAGGCTTCGCGGAGGTGCCGCACTGCCTGGAATACCGCAGCCAGTACCCGGATGCCGAGGATTACGGCATCGCCGCCGCCAATGCGATCGAGGAGGTGATCCTGCGCGAAGGCCCGGACACGGTCGGCGCCATCTGCCTGGAGCCCATCACCGCCGGCGGCGGCGTCATCACCCCGCCGCAGAGCTACTGGCCGCGCGTGCAGGAGATCTGCCGGAAGTACGACATCCTCCTGCATATCGACGAGGTGGTCTGCGGCCTCGGCCGGACGGGAACCTGGTTCGGCTATCAGCAGTATGGCGTGCAGCCGGATTTCGTGACCATGGCGAAGGGCCTCGCCTCCGGCTATGCGGCGATTTCCTGCACGGTGACGACCGAGGCGGTCTTCAACCTCTTCAAGGACAATGCCGCGGACCCGATGAGCTATTTCCGCGACATCTCCACCTTCGGCGGCTGTCTGGCCGGCCCGGCGGCGGCGCTGGAGAACATGCGGATCATCGAGGATGAGGGCCTGCTGGAGAACACCACCAGGATGGGCCTGCGCCTGCGCGACAACCTGCTGGCCCTGATGGAACGCCATGCGGTGATCGGCGACGTGCGCGGCTGCGGCCTGTTCTACGGCGCGGAGCTGGTCGCGGACCGCGGGACCAGGGAGCCGCTGGCCGAGGCGAAGGTCCAGGCCGTGGTGGCGAAGTGCATGGAGGCCGGCGTCATCATCGGCGCCACCAACCGCTCTCTGCCCGGGCTGAACAACACCCTGACCCTCAGCCCCGCCCTGATCGCGACGGAGAAGGACATCGACCGCATCACCGACGCGATCGACCAGGCGCTGACGGCCGTGACCGCCTAG
- the rbsK gene encoding ribokinase, with product MVGISGRSSGAPAAGGRIGVVGSNMVDLVTYIDRMPEAGETLAAPSFSMGHGGKGANQAVAAARLGGDVMLVSRVGDDLFGEGTIRNFQDIGIDARHVRAVPGTQSGVAPIFVDPSGENRILIVKGANEHLLPADVEAAEEDLRRCSLILLQLEVPLETVYHTIDWAAREGIEVLLNPAPATPELDVGRILAATFLVPNQTELAIMTGLPTGTRGEAERAARVLVEKGIRTVIVTLGAEGALLVTAEMVRHVPPVPVRPRDTSGAGDAFIGAFAQHYVGSRDIEAAMAWAAAYAADSITRPGTQKAFADAKGFEAFRASLPRP from the coding sequence ATGGTCGGGATCAGCGGGCGGAGCTCCGGCGCTCCGGCGGCGGGGGGCCGCATCGGCGTGGTCGGCAGCAACATGGTCGATCTCGTGACCTATATCGACCGCATGCCCGAAGCTGGCGAGACCCTCGCGGCACCCTCCTTCTCCATGGGCCATGGCGGCAAGGGCGCCAACCAGGCCGTGGCCGCCGCCCGGCTGGGGGGCGATGTGATGCTGGTCAGCCGCGTCGGTGACGATCTTTTCGGCGAGGGCACGATCCGCAATTTCCAGGATATCGGGATCGACGCGCGCCATGTCCGCGCCGTGCCGGGCACGCAGAGCGGCGTGGCGCCGATCTTCGTCGACCCCTCGGGCGAGAACCGCATCCTGATCGTCAAGGGCGCCAACGAGCACCTCCTGCCCGCTGATGTCGAGGCGGCGGAGGAGGATCTGCGGCGATGCAGCCTGATCCTGCTGCAACTCGAAGTCCCGCTGGAGACGGTCTATCACACCATCGACTGGGCAGCGCGGGAAGGGATCGAGGTCCTGCTGAACCCGGCGCCGGCGACACCGGAACTGGATGTCGGGCGTATCCTCGCCGCCACCTTCCTCGTGCCGAACCAGACGGAACTGGCCATCATGACCGGCCTGCCCACCGGGACGCGCGGGGAAGCGGAGCGGGCGGCGCGGGTGCTGGTGGAAAAGGGCATCCGCACGGTGATCGTCACACTGGGGGCCGAGGGGGCGCTGCTGGTGACGGCGGAAATGGTGCGCCACGTGCCGCCCGTGCCGGTGCGGCCGCGTGACACGAGCGGCGCCGGGGATGCCTTCATCGGCGCCTTCGCCCAGCACTATGTCGGGTCGCGTGATATCGAGGCCGCCATGGCCTGGGCCGCCGCCTATGCGGCGGATTCCATCACGCGGCCCGGCACGCAGAAGGCTTTCGCGGACGCCAAGGGGTTCGAGGCCTTCCGGGCCAGCCTGCCGCGACCATAG
- a CDS encoding LysR family transcriptional regulator, which translates to MLTLRQLEILRAMVRFQTTMATARHLNLSQPAVSTAIRQIEAQLGFPLFERVNNRLHPLEAASILQEEAEPLLALHAALTERLQDLREAKTSRLRILSTPPLGQGVVPRVLGGFARRHPRLKIHFDIRDLNDVVRAVESGTADLGIGLGLGPQAMLEVEALAEARMVAICPPGHPIARLSVVTPVDLGAHSLVALDADTRMGAAVRHAFQSVRQPFLFRAEVRTCSTACALVETGTGVSVVDPFSAAHLPAGALEIRPFEPAIPSTAWAFWSNRKPLSQMGRRFIGEMRLALIPGTGRENG; encoded by the coding sequence ATGCTTACGCTGCGGCAGCTCGAAATCCTCCGCGCCATGGTCCGCTTCCAGACCACCATGGCCACGGCCCGGCACCTGAACCTTTCGCAGCCGGCGGTCAGCACCGCCATCCGTCAGATCGAGGCGCAGCTCGGCTTTCCGCTCTTCGAGCGTGTCAACAACCGGCTCCATCCGCTGGAGGCGGCGAGCATCCTGCAGGAGGAGGCGGAGCCTCTGCTGGCCCTGCACGCGGCGCTGACGGAGCGCCTGCAGGACCTGCGCGAGGCCAAGACCAGCCGGTTGCGCATCCTCTCGACACCGCCGCTGGGGCAGGGCGTGGTGCCGCGGGTGCTCGGCGGCTTCGCCCGCCGGCATCCCCGGCTGAAGATCCATTTCGACATCCGCGACCTGAACGACGTCGTCCGGGCGGTGGAAAGCGGGACCGCCGATCTCGGCATCGGGCTCGGCCTGGGGCCTCAGGCGATGCTGGAGGTGGAGGCTCTGGCCGAGGCGCGGATGGTCGCCATCTGCCCGCCCGGCCACCCGATCGCCAGGCTTTCCGTCGTGACACCCGTGGATCTGGGCGCGCATAGCCTGGTCGCGCTGGATGCCGATACGCGCATGGGCGCCGCGGTGCGCCATGCCTTCCAGTCGGTGCGCCAGCCCTTCCTGTTCCGGGCGGAGGTCCGCACCTGCAGCACGGCCTGCGCCCTGGTCGAGACCGGTACGGGGGTCTCCGTGGTCGATCCCTTCTCCGCCGCGCATCTGCCGGCCGGAGCACTGGAGATCCGGCCCTTCGAGCCCGCCATCCCGTCCACCGCCTGGGCCTTCTGGTCGAACCGCAAGCCGCTGTCCCAGATGGGCCGGCGCTTCATCGGCGAGATGCGCCTCGCCCTGATCCCCGGAACGGGGCGAGAGAACGGCTGA
- a CDS encoding N-carbamoyl-D-amino-acid hydrolase produces the protein MSRILRLAAAQMGPTQRADSREAVLARMIALLEQAAGQGAQLVVFPELAFTTFFPRWLLEGAELDQYYESAMPNPQVQPLFDRAKALGVGFYAGYAERTPEGQRFNSAITTAPDGSILARYRKVHLPGSVEPRPGDRFQQLEKRYFEYGDQGFEAFRGPGAWGRPVMGMLICNDRRWPEAWRAYGLQGVELMLIGYNSAAYDPNGGSTENEEIRTFHSNLAAQANAYMNATWAVSVAKAGNEDGSGLIGSSVIVDPNGVIVAQAKTLGDEVIVADCDLDACRQGKEKMFNFAAHRQPQHYRRITGQVGAIIPD, from the coding sequence ATGTCCCGCATCCTCCGCCTCGCCGCTGCCCAGATGGGCCCCACCCAGCGCGCGGACAGCCGGGAGGCGGTGCTGGCCCGCATGATCGCGCTGCTGGAACAGGCGGCCGGGCAGGGGGCGCAACTCGTGGTCTTCCCGGAACTGGCCTTCACCACCTTCTTCCCCCGCTGGCTGCTGGAGGGCGCGGAACTCGACCAGTACTACGAGAGCGCCATGCCCAACCCGCAGGTGCAGCCGCTCTTCGACCGCGCGAAGGCGTTGGGGGTAGGCTTCTATGCCGGCTATGCCGAGCGCACGCCGGAGGGGCAGCGCTTCAACAGCGCCATCACCACCGCGCCGGACGGCAGCATCCTTGCCAGGTACCGCAAGGTGCATCTCCCCGGCTCGGTCGAGCCGCGCCCGGGCGACCGCTTCCAGCAACTGGAGAAGCGCTACTTCGAATATGGCGACCAGGGCTTCGAGGCCTTCCGCGGGCCGGGGGCATGGGGCCGGCCGGTGATGGGCATGCTGATCTGCAACGACCGCCGCTGGCCGGAAGCCTGGCGCGCCTATGGGCTGCAGGGCGTGGAGCTGATGCTGATCGGCTACAACTCCGCCGCCTATGACCCCAATGGCGGCAGCACGGAGAACGAGGAGATCCGGACCTTCCACTCCAACCTCGCGGCGCAGGCGAATGCCTACATGAACGCGACCTGGGCGGTGAGCGTGGCCAAGGCCGGCAACGAGGACGGGTCGGGGTTGATCGGCAGCTCCGTGATCGTCGATCCGAACGGGGTGATCGTGGCGCAGGCGAAGACCCTGGGTGACGAGGTGATCGTCGCCGATTGCGACCTCGACGCCTGCCGCCAGGGCAAGGAGAAGATGTTCAACTTCGCCGCCCATCGCCAGCCGCAGCACTACCGCCGCATCACCGGGCAGGTCGGCGCCATCATCCCCGACTGA
- a CDS encoding aspartate/glutamate racemase family protein: MSRILVINPNRSASCTGTIRDSVQPLVLAHGPRLEVVGLPEGPPAIATWRDWHAVAEPLCRLVEAEPAAAYVIACVSDPAIDLLRSVTPRPVLGALRSGIAAAVARGERFGIVAFVEASVQRQRRVLQTLGLEARCVASLPLDLPMEVLTSAEGPRPRLLELGQALKERGADSVILGCAGMAGHRRFLEEKLGLPVIEPCQAAVAQALLATLS, encoded by the coding sequence ATGTCCCGTATCCTGGTGATCAATCCGAACCGCTCGGCGAGCTGCACCGGAACGATCCGGGATTCGGTGCAACCCCTGGTGCTGGCGCATGGACCGCGGCTGGAGGTGGTCGGCCTGCCGGAAGGGCCGCCCGCCATCGCGACCTGGCGCGACTGGCATGCGGTGGCCGAACCGCTCTGCCGTCTCGTGGAGGCGGAGCCGGCGGCGGCCTATGTCATCGCCTGTGTCTCCGATCCGGCCATCGACCTGCTCCGCAGCGTGACCCCGCGCCCGGTGCTCGGAGCGCTGCGTTCCGGCATCGCCGCCGCGGTGGCGCGGGGCGAACGCTTCGGGATCGTTGCCTTCGTCGAGGCCAGCGTGCAGCGCCAGCGGCGGGTGCTGCAGACCCTGGGGCTGGAGGCGCGCTGCGTCGCCAGCCTGCCGCTGGACCTGCCCATGGAAGTCCTGACGAGCGCGGAGGGTCCCCGGCCGCGCCTGCTCGAACTCGGCCAGGCACTGAAGGAGCGAGGGGCGGACAGTGTGATCCTCGGCTGCGCCGGCATGGCCGGGCACCGGCGCTTCCTGGAGGAAAAGCTCGGCCTGCCGGTGATCGAACCCTGTCAGGCGGCCGTGGCCCAGGCCCTGCTCGCCACCCTGTCATAG
- a CDS encoding HoxN/HupN/NixA family nickel/cobalt transporter, which produces MAINPFDDQPSNVMAKAGFTFALLIAANLAAWLWAWTAFSDRPALMGTALLAYMFGLRHAFDADHIAAIDNVVRKLMQEGKKPFSVGFFFSLGHSTIVIIASILIAATAAALQSRLEDFHTIGGVIGTSVSAVFLLTIGLANLFILGRIWSAFKRARAGEPIVDEDLDALLAGRGLIARIFRPLFRAVSHSWHMYPIGFLFGLGFDTATEIGLLGISAAQAAQGMSFWTIMVFPALFTAGMSLMDTSDSVLMTGAYGWAFVNPIRKLWYNLTITAASVVVAIFIGGVEALGLIGEKLGLEGGFWDFISGLNDNLTNFGYAVVGIFLLSWIVSTVIYRAKRYDRLQPAKPQNMDLV; this is translated from the coding sequence ATGGCCATTAATCCATTCGACGATCAACCCTCCAACGTCATGGCAAAGGCCGGGTTCACCTTCGCGCTGTTGATCGCAGCCAATCTCGCAGCCTGGCTGTGGGCCTGGACAGCGTTCTCCGACCGACCAGCGCTCATGGGCACGGCGCTGCTCGCCTACATGTTCGGATTACGCCACGCTTTTGACGCCGACCATATCGCTGCCATCGACAATGTCGTCCGCAAGCTGATGCAGGAAGGCAAAAAGCCGTTCTCCGTAGGCTTCTTTTTCTCACTTGGTCACTCGACTATCGTAATCATCGCCTCGATCCTGATCGCGGCGACCGCAGCCGCTTTGCAAAGCAGGCTCGAGGACTTTCATACGATCGGCGGCGTGATCGGCACGTCGGTGTCCGCCGTCTTTCTACTGACGATCGGCCTCGCCAATCTCTTCATCCTCGGCCGCATCTGGTCTGCGTTCAAACGCGCGCGCGCCGGCGAGCCGATCGTGGACGAAGATCTCGATGCGCTGCTTGCGGGGCGCGGATTGATCGCAAGAATTTTCCGGCCTCTGTTCCGGGCGGTCTCGCACTCCTGGCACATGTATCCGATTGGGTTCCTGTTCGGTCTCGGCTTCGACACGGCGACCGAGATCGGGCTTCTCGGCATATCCGCGGCGCAAGCGGCGCAAGGCATGTCGTTCTGGACGATCATGGTCTTCCCGGCCCTTTTTACGGCCGGGATGTCCCTGATGGACACGTCCGACAGCGTGCTGATGACGGGTGCCTATGGCTGGGCCTTCGTCAACCCGATCCGCAAGCTCTGGTACAATCTGACGATCACCGCCGCTTCCGTCGTGGTCGCGATCTTCATCGGCGGCGTCGAGGCGCTCGGCCTGATCGGCGAGAAGCTTGGTCTCGAAGGTGGGTTCTGGGATTTCATTAGCGGCCTCAACGACAACCTGACGAACTTCGGCTACGCTGTTGTGGGAATTTTTCTCCTGAGCTGGATCGTCTCGACAGTCATCTACCGCGCCAAGCGCTACGACCGATTGCAGCCGGCAAAACCCCAGAACATGGATTTGGTATAA
- a CDS encoding glycoside hydrolase family 15 protein, with the protein MRRAIHRTSIPALAESPPEGASFPIQDYAALGDGRSVALITPDGAVGWWCVPEMDSPPLFDRLLDAGQGGYFQIRPEGAFEVERHYRHDSNILETLIVTPDGRARVTESLNSSLAGRLPWSELARRIEGLAGTVRFHIKAVFGTRGDTASPWLQPNPNGCVFHVGPVLGMMRCTPNIRILEEEDRSITATVTLSEGERATVALLAAEDEPLGVLPIEEIDARIDTSDEAWRSWAGDLRYDGPHREEVRRSALALKLLLYSPSGAIAAAATAALPERIGGNKNYDYRYAWIRDAAYTVNAFLRIGVMAESKAAFTWLMRRLGEHGPRVLYTLCGDTVPEARVIEALPGYRGSRPVVVGNAAAHQHQHGIYGDIFETAALFVGGGHILDQRSARVLSGLADECADRWRQKDSGIWELEEPQHYTMSKISAWQALARAVELAEAGHLPSTCVPRWQRERDRIAAWIDRHCWSEARRAYTFFPGTERLDASLALAVRFGFDGRERLSSTLDAIRAELGRGALLYRYSGAEQEEGTFLACSFWMVEALAMLDRNAEAEAVFAGTLGAIAPGVGIMSEMVDPRTGDHLGNTPQGLSHLALVHAACTLQGDRKRPFRKGSGTG; encoded by the coding sequence ATGCGACGCGCGATACACCGGACCTCCATTCCAGCCCTGGCGGAAAGCCCGCCCGAGGGTGCCAGCTTTCCCATCCAGGACTATGCCGCGCTGGGCGATGGGCGTTCCGTGGCGCTGATCACGCCGGATGGGGCAGTGGGCTGGTGGTGCGTGCCGGAGATGGACTCCCCGCCCCTCTTCGACCGGCTGCTCGATGCCGGACAGGGCGGCTATTTCCAGATCCGCCCCGAGGGGGCCTTCGAGGTCGAGCGGCACTACCGCCACGACAGCAATATCCTGGAGACCCTGATCGTCACGCCGGACGGGCGCGCCCGGGTGACGGAATCCCTGAACAGCAGCCTGGCCGGGCGCCTGCCCTGGAGCGAACTCGCCCGGCGCATCGAGGGCCTCGCCGGAACGGTGCGCTTCCATATCAAGGCGGTCTTCGGCACGCGCGGCGATACGGCCTCGCCCTGGCTCCAGCCCAATCCGAATGGCTGCGTCTTCCATGTCGGCCCCGTGCTCGGCATGATGCGCTGCACGCCGAACATCCGCATCCTGGAGGAGGAGGACCGCAGCATCACCGCCACGGTGACGCTGTCCGAGGGCGAGCGTGCGACCGTCGCCCTGCTGGCCGCCGAGGACGAGCCGCTGGGCGTGCTGCCGATCGAGGAGATCGATGCGCGGATCGACACCAGCGACGAGGCCTGGCGAAGCTGGGCGGGGGACCTGCGCTATGACGGGCCGCATCGCGAGGAAGTCCGGCGCAGCGCCCTGGCCCTGAAGCTGCTGCTCTACTCGCCCTCCGGCGCCATCGCCGCGGCGGCCACGGCGGCGCTGCCGGAACGGATCGGCGGCAACAAGAACTACGACTACCGCTATGCCTGGATCCGCGACGCCGCCTATACGGTGAATGCCTTTCTCCGCATCGGCGTCATGGCGGAAAGCAAGGCCGCCTTCACCTGGCTGATGCGGCGGCTGGGCGAGCACGGTCCCCGGGTGCTCTATACGCTCTGCGGCGACACGGTGCCGGAGGCGAGGGTGATCGAGGCGCTGCCGGGCTATCGCGGCTCCCGCCCCGTGGTGGTCGGCAATGCCGCCGCGCATCAGCACCAGCACGGCATCTATGGCGACATCTTCGAGACGGCGGCCCTGTTCGTCGGCGGTGGCCATATCCTCGACCAGCGGAGCGCCCGCGTGCTCTCCGGCCTGGCGGATGAATGCGCCGATCGCTGGCGGCAGAAGGATTCCGGCATCTGGGAGCTGGAGGAGCCCCAGCACTACACCATGTCCAAGATCAGCGCCTGGCAGGCGCTCGCCCGCGCGGTGGAACTGGCGGAGGCCGGTCACCTGCCCTCCACCTGCGTGCCGCGCTGGCAGCGCGAGCGGGACCGGATCGCGGCCTGGATCGACAGGCATTGCTGGTCCGAGGCGCGCCGCGCCTATACCTTCTTCCCGGGCACCGAGAGGCTGGATGCCTCGCTGGCCCTGGCCGTGCGCTTCGGCTTCGATGGGCGGGAACGCCTGTCCTCCACGCTGGACGCGATCCGCGCGGAACTGGGCCGGGGTGCGCTGCTCTACCGCTATTCCGGCGCCGAACAGGAGGAGGGGACCTTCCTGGCCTGCTCCTTCTGGATGGTCGAGGCTCTGGCCATGCTGGACCGTAACGCGGAGGCCGAGGCGGTCTTCGCCGGCACGCTCGGCGCCATCGCGCCAGGGGTCGGCATCATGAGCGAGATGGTGGACCCCCGGACCGGCGACCATCTCGGCAATACGCCGCAGGGGCTGAGCCACCTCGCGCTGGTCCATGCCGCCTGCACGCTCCAGGGCGATCGCAAGCGGCCTTTCCGGAAGGGGAGTGGCACGGGCTAG